Below is a genomic region from Salmo salar chromosome ssa11, Ssal_v3.1, whole genome shotgun sequence.
TTGCCAAAAACTACGTTGCTATAGAAATGAGTCCCACGGACTCCTCAATGACGACCAATCGTTGACCAGGATTGTAAatgggagaggggggaaggaaaaCTTTCCTTTCTTTTTCTGGAAAAGGAGGGGTGTTGTGGGGAAAAGATTAACGAAGCGTGAAGCGTAACTGCAAGAGGGGGACAAAGACATATAGCGGGAGAAAATGCGACAGTGAGAAGAGGCAGTTCAAATGAATTCAACCAACAGAGTATGGAATACAGAACATGGAAAATATGAACGTTTTTTAAAGCCAAGAAAGTTGGACGTATTTTGAAAACAGGACTAAAAAGAGTTATGCTTTCAAACGAGGGCATGAAATGTGGATAGTAGGTGTCCGAACTTTGGACTGCGCATGTGGTcactttttgtttcttttttactGACACGACTGTGACAGTTTTGCGGAGGATATTGTTGCTTTGTAGCGTAGCTGAATCTATGCAAAGGATTTCAACATTTTTACTCATCCGTCCCAGACTGGATTCATTCACCCTCACAAAACGGATTGTTATTCCACAACTGTCAAGCGTGtattggagagacagagggacatctTTAGGTGTGTAGCTATGCCTAATAAACACATTTATGTTTGGACCATAAACGCCTCATACTAAATGGGTTTATTAGTTACATTACGTTTTAAATTCATCATAGACTTGGCTGTCCCGCACTAACTGGAGCAAAATGTGCGCATCGTCGAACTAGAGTTCTCCCCAGCATGAAAAGTTGGTGCAGCGCTCTGGCGCTCTTCTCGTCGGTGCTGTTGGCGCTAGATGCCCAGTTAATATGTTGGCAAGCCCTGCTCCGATGCCATGAGGAGGCAGACTGTGAGCTTGCATACAGCCAGTATCTAGCCGCCTGTGAAGGAAACATCAGGGGCACCAGGAGGCAATGCCCCAGCCACTGTATCAACGCGTTGATAAGACTGAATCACACCCGCAATGGCCCTTACCTCGAGAGGTGTGACTGTGGCCAGGACATGGAGTGTAGGGATGCAAAGCGGGCGATTGAGCCATGCCTCCCCCGGAGGTATCGTGGAGACGCGGGGGGGATAGGATGCACAGAGGCCCGTCAACGCTGCGAGGAGGACACCGGCTGCCACTCCTCCTTGACAGCCTACTTGTCTTACTGTGGGCAACTCTTCAATGGCAGGAAATGTTCGTCCAGGTGCAAGGCCACAATACAACAGATGctattcatcccaaatggcatgctACTAAACCAGTGTGTGTGCGACGGGGTGGAAAGGCCGTTCTGTGAGGTAGTCAAGGAGAACATGAGCAAACTGTGCCAGATTGGAGACCACAGTGTTATTTCAGACCAGGCAGATATGGACGATATGTATGAGGATGAAGACTATGATTCGAAAACAGAGGAGATATATCCTCCTGACTCAAATTCTAGTTCCCCGCAGCTGTCGAGCTATATGGCCTTATTATGCATCACTCTTACACGGATATTCTATTGAAAAATGAATCATGGTTTGTTGAATGTGGCCTGTTGTTGTGACGGAGACGGGTCCAATCTAATGAGCACGTGTGTTTGGTGTAGTGGAATACTATTTGCTCCTAGTAAATTCCTATGGGCCTAATGGATTTTTCATATTTTGATGTGATGCCTTAATCTGGGACACAATAATGGACAGGACATTCAGACCACCAATTCAATTTGCAAATTAGGCCTAGGCTACTCATGGAATATCCTAGGTCGAAACTCTTCTGGAGTGTAAAGATCCATAAAGTGATTGTTTAAGGAGAAGTGAACCAAACTTGACTTCATTGTAACAATACTCCTCATTGAGCATTGCATCCATTACTTCTGGGCTACCTTTTAAACTCTTATGCCTATTTGTTTAGTTTCGTCTCAATGGTCCTTGGAGTGTGGCTTTATTAAGACTTAAGATAAACATTGGACCAGTCCAGTTTCTGTTTGCTTTCTCTCTATTTTAGGGGCCTCTGCATTGTTGCAGCCATCACACTTCAAATATTTGTGAGGAACTGCTAGTGAACAGACAAGGGTTTAGAATCAAGTAGGCCTAGTTAAATTAACTGAAGTGCCTCTCCAGCAGCCCCCCTACCCCCCATGACACATCCCCCACTCTTGATAGTTTTATTTAAAATGTCCCCCTACTCTCCCCCTTTAGGGACCCCCTTTCTTTATTGAAAGCAAGAAGTCACCCTTCTCCTTATAGACTGGCCTCTACAAGATGAATGTGGGCTTATGATAGACTTATATGGACAAAAGAAGAGGCACTAGTGTTTTTTCtcagaaaaaataacaaataccAGTTTATTACTATGAACAGCAGTACACAAGATACTTGTTAATAGGCCTAGTTTCATTTATTATTCATTTCATATAAAGTGTAATGGGTTCCTTTCCAGGACAGAAACATGCTTGACAGTTAGCCTAGATATTTAGCAAGAAGGGAAAAAGCTAAGAAGTTATTGTGTTATCTTTTAATGAAGCTTATCCTTCCCGTGTCCTTATCTTTACAAGATGTCACTTGAAGTTTTTCTAAACTAGCTTTGTTTTTGTCATGATCTTCAATGTCATTTCTTTTTTGTTTCACCTTGTTGGGTAGATGCTCGTCCATAGGGAAATGTAACTGTCATGTTGATGTTAAATTATATATCTAAAAGAAAATCAGGAAGGAATCTATCTTTTACATTTATATGTCATATATTAATGCTGTAAATTAGTGTCCAATTTGTCCATTGTGACTTTACAGTCAATACACAACCTCATGAATAATATGGCAGTAGTTTACATGTACAAAAACAATGTTTTTTGAAACAATTCTGTCATCTCAACCAGTGTGGAAAGAAATAATGGATACTTGTTATATATGGAAAATAATTTATGTAATAAAATGATTAAGTGTGAGTCAAAAAGTCCAACTGTTTATTTGACATCCTGTATGTTATTCAAAAGTAGGAATGTTTCCCAACCTCCAACTAAATGAAACATCACACCAAAACTATCAGACCTAAAGTATAGGCAAATGTAACTGTGCTGGAAGTAGAGAAGAAGAATGGAATGTTCAATAAAGGAAAAATGTCATTTTGGATCAGGCTCCAAAGTCACGTGTCGCCATTGAATGTGAACTTGTGCCATTGCCAAGCAAAGCTAAAGGACCAGCAGACATTGAATCGTTTTGAATGTCTACTGCGTTGATCTTTGAAATGATACACTTGCATTTCTGGTAGTCCTGGCAATAGCAACTTTTACATGAAAAGACAAAACAGGACCTCTCACTACTATTGTCTTCTCATATCATCCATCTGCCCTGGaatttgtaaaaacattttagagacacatatttagaACAGGGTGATTGCATCTAAACGAATGCCTCCTATGGCTTCTGAAAAGTAACTGTGATTGCTGTGTACCCTTCATAATACCAGCATTGTGTAATACTTTAGGGATCAGGCCCAGAGTAACTGAAACCCAAGCAGGAATGTTAAGTGTCTGGCTGCACAATACATCTTATTTGGAAGAGAAGGCCAGGACTCTCTGTGCTCTTTGAGACATTTCAGGTTTAAGTTACTGCTTCCTTTTACACTGTGTCTAGGAAACAACCAGGTAAATTGTACCTAATTACTTGTGTGTAAATGGCACTTTCTGCGTCGGTGTTTAAAGGTCAGTCACGACTCTTGAGAATGCAGGATTGTGCATTTGATCGTTTTGCCTTACAGTGCTTCTCAGTTCTCTTGGTCTTCAATGACCTTTTCAGAGAAATAACAATGGAAATATAGCacattaataaatgtatcattttTATAACACAGGGAGAATGCAATGGGTGTTTTTGTGTCTACTAATCTCCTAAATCCTGCTAATAACCTTTAAGGCAGGTTAGTAGGTAAATATAAATCTTTGGCACAAATAGCTCATAgtaataattatttatttacaggTCCTTAACAAACCGTATGGAAGTAATAATTATCTAGGTCCTTAACAAACTGTATGGAAGTAATAATTATCTAGGTCCTTAACAAACCGTATGGAAGTAATAATTATCTAGGTCCTTAACAAACTGTATGGAAGTAATAATTATCTAGGTCCTTAACAAACCGTATGGAAGTAATAATTATCTAGGTCCTTAACAAACCGTATGGAAGTAATAATTATCTAGGTCCTTAACAAACTGTATGGAAGTAATAATTATCTAGGTCCTTAACAAACTGTATGGAAGTAATAATTATCTAGGTCCTTAACAAACCGTATGGAAGTAATAATTATCTAGGTCCTTAACAAACCGTATGGAAGTAATAATTATCTAGGTCCTTAACAAACTGTATGGAAGTAATAATTATCTAGGTCCTTAACAAACTGTATGGAAGTAATAATTATCTAGGTCCTTAACAAACTGTATGGAAGTAATAATTATCTAGGTCCTTAACAAACCGTATGGAAGTAATAATTATCTAGGTCCTTAACAAACTGTATGGAAGTAATAATTATCTAGGTCCTTAACAAACCGTATGGAAGTAATAATTATCTAGGTCCTTAACAAACTGTATGGAAGTAATAATTATCTAGGTCCTTAACAAACCGTA
It encodes:
- the LOC123725147 gene encoding growth arrest-specific protein 1, translating into MKSWCSALALFSSVLLALDAQLICWQALLRCHEEADCELAYSQYLAACEGNIRGTRRQCPSHCINALIRLNHTRNGPYLERCDCGQDMECRDAKRAIEPCLPRRYRGDAGGIGCTEARQRCEEDTGCHSSLTAYLSYCGQLFNGRKCSSRCKATIQQMLFIPNGMLLNQCVCDGVERPFCEVVKENMSKLCQIGDHSVISDQADMDDMYEDEDYDSKTEEIYPPDSNSSSPQLSSYMALLCITLTRIFY